A single Glycine soja cultivar W05 chromosome 14, ASM419377v2, whole genome shotgun sequence DNA region contains:
- the LOC114384934 gene encoding protein PHOX1-like produces the protein MGKPTGKKKDPSTPPKANGHHHNPSKSLDDSNNNKRAAALDDDTAMFINMSQELREEGNRLFQKKDHEGAMLKYEKALKLLPKSHIDVAHLHTSMAMCYMQLGLGEYPRAINECNMALQVSPRYTKALLKRAKCYEALNRVDLAMRDVRVVLNLEPNNSTALEVLDSLRMTMEEKGIVVDETEIALAALQHQPEPASARLRKIVREKIKKKKEHKGGEDGGKAKKIIIEEKVKVENVKKKDNKDKDHKVHKDKEKRVVKEEKEKLGKEEKEKDKGVVTRTVKLIYGEDIRWAQLPVNCGMRLVRDVIRDRFPGLKGVLVKYRDREGDLVTITSTAELRLAETCHVLGSIRLYVTEIEPDQELCYDDGVAGVEDGGRMRMKVVENGGGDGGKGVGKGVSTVEDWLVQFARLFKNHVGFDSDAYLDIHGIGMKLYSEAMEDAVTSEGAQELFDIAADRFQEMAALALFNWGSVHMSRARKRVSIPEDGSRESEFEFVKAGYEWARKEYMNAEKRFEEAVKIKSDFYEGLLALGHQQFEQARLCWSYLIANNKDLEAGPSDEVLQFYNKAEDSMEKGMLMWEEIEEQRLNGLSKSDKYKEQLEKMGLHGLFRDVSSDEADDQAARMRLQVYLLWGTLLYERSVVEYKLGLPTWEECLEVAVEKFELAGASTTDIGVMIKNHCSNETAMEGFKIDEIVQAWNEMYDGWQFDVPSFRLEPLFRRRVPKLHYILEQF, from the exons ATGGGGAAGCCGACAGGGAAAAAGAAAGATCCTTCGACTCCTCCGAAGGCGAACGGCCACCACCACAACCCGTCGAAATCCTTGGAtgacagcaacaacaacaaacgcGCGGCGGCGCTGGACGACGACACGGCGATGTTCATAAACATGTCGCAGGAGCTTCGCGAGGAAGGGAATAGGCTCTTCCAGAAGAAAGACCACGAGGGGGCCATGTTAAAGTACGAAAAAGCCCTCAAGCTATTACCGAAGAGCCACATTGACGTGGCGCATCTCCACACCAGCATGGCCATGTGCTACATGCAGCTGGGCCTCGGCGAGTACCCGCGTGCCATCAACGAGTGCAACATGGCGCTGCAGGTCTCGCCGAGGTACACCAAAGCGCTTCTAAAGCGCGCAAAGTGCTACGAGGCGCTGAACCGCGTCGATTTGGCGATGCGGGACGTGCGCGTGGTTTTAAACTTGGAGCCTAACAATTCGACGGCGCTGGAGGTTTTGGATAGTTTGAGGATGACGATGGAGGAGAAGGGGATTGTCGTCGATGAGACGGAGATCGCCCTTGCCGCACTGCAGCACCAGCCGGAGCCGGCCTCCGCGCGGCTGAGGAAGATTGTGAGGGAGAAgattaagaagaagaaggaacacAAGGGTGGAGAGGATGGAGGGAAAGCGAAAAAGATTATAATTGAGGAGAAGGTTAAGGTTGAGaatgttaaaaagaaggataataAGGACAAGGATCACAAGGTTCATAAGGATAAGGAGAAGAGGGTGgtgaaggaagagaaagagaaattggggaaggaggagaaagagaaagataaaggGGTTGTTACTAGGACTGTGAAGTTGATATATGGAGAGGATATTAGATGGGCACAATTGCCTGTGAATTGTGGGATGAGGTTGGTGAGGGATGTGATAAGAGATAGGTTTCCTGGGTTGAAGGGTGTTCTTGTGAAGTATAGGGATAGGGAGGGTGATTTGGTTACTATCACTAGTACTGCTGAATTGAGGTTGGCCGAGACTTGTCATGTGCTTGGATCTATTCGGCTTTATGTTACGGAGATTGAGCCGGATCAGGAGCTATGTTATGATGATGGTGTGGCGGGGGTGGAGGATGGTGGGAGGATGAGGATGAAGGTGGTTGAGAATGGGGGTGGGGATGGAGGGAAGGGTGTGGGGAAAGGGGTGAGTACTGTGGAGGATTGGCTTGTGCAGTTTGCGAGGCTGTTTAAGAATCATGTTGGGTTTGATTCGGATGCGTATTTGGATATTCATGGGATTGGGATGAAGCTGTATTCGGAGGCGATGGAGGATGCGGTGACGAGTGAGGGTGCTCAGGAGCTGTTTGACATTGCGGCGGATAGGTTTCAGGAGATGGCGGCTTTGGCATTGTTTAATTGGGGGAGTGTGCACATGTCAAGGGCGAGGAAGCGGGTGAGTATTCCAGAGGATGGGTCGAGGGagtctgagtttgaatttgttaaGGCAGGGTATGAGTGGGCTCGGAAGGAGTACATGAATGCAGAGAAGAGGTTTGAAGAGGCTGTGAAGATTAAATCGGATTTTTATGAAGGGCTGCTTGCTCTTGGGCATCAGCAGTTTGAGCAAGCAAGACTCTGCTGGTCTTATTTGATTGCGAACAATAAGGATTTGGAAGCCGGCCCTTCCGATGAGGTTCTGCAGTTCTATAACAAGGCGGAGGATAGCATGGAGAAAGGCATGTTGATGTGGGAGGAGATTGAGGAGCAGCGTTTGAATGGACTGTCCAAATCGGATAAGTATAAAGAGCAGTTAGAGAAAATGGGGTTGCATGGTCTTTTCAGGGATGTTTCTTCTGATGAAGCTGATGACCAGGCTGCAAGGATGAGGTTGCAAGTATATCTTTTATGGGGAACCTTGTTGTATGAGCGTTCTGTTGTGGAGTATAAGCTAGGCCTGCCAACATGGGAGGAATGTTTAGAGGTTGCAGTTGAAAAATTTGAACTGGCTGGAGCTTCTACAACTGACATTGGGGTCATGATAAAGAATCATTGTTCTAATGAAACAGCAATGGAAG GGTTCAAAATTGATGAGATAGTACAAGCATGGAATGAGATGTATGATGGGTGGCAGTTTGATGTTCCATCATTTCGACTTGAACCATTGTTTCGTCGGCGTGTTCCAAAACTCCATTACATCCTGGAGCAATTTTGA